The following coding sequences lie in one Cyanobacterium sp. Dongsha4 genomic window:
- the devC gene encoding ABC transporter permease DevC has translation MKTPLAWLQLSKEKIRLLIAIAGISFADILMFMQLGFKTALLNSAVRIHENIKGDIFLISPQSDALIGMKSFSSRRLYEALAVKEVKSINPLYIGFTTWKNPLNQKTRQIMIMGFNPKEAIFDLSGVQKNLDKLKQPDQVLFDTDSRPEFGPIPQLFQEGKKVKTEINNRQVEVAGLFTIGTTFGADGNIITSDLNFLRIFAQRDKGLIDVGVINLEENANTEAVIKTLKNKLSGGDVLVLSRDEFVNYERSYWENTTAVGFVFTLGTVMGLIVGTVIVYQILYTDVADHLPEYATLKAMGYTNNYLLVLVFQQAIILACIGFLPGLGFSAFLYSVTAKATGLPIFLSKSLIISVFLLTLFMCGFSGAIAVNKLKSADPADIF, from the coding sequence TTGCTGATATTTTGATGTTTATGCAGTTAGGATTTAAGACAGCTTTGTTAAATAGTGCAGTAAGAATTCATGAAAATATAAAAGGAGATATATTTTTAATTAGCCCTCAATCTGATGCTTTAATTGGTATGAAAAGTTTTTCTAGTCGCCGTTTGTATGAGGCTTTAGCAGTTAAAGAAGTAAAATCAATTAACCCCTTATATATAGGTTTCACCACTTGGAAAAATCCTCTTAATCAAAAAACTAGACAGATAATGATTATGGGATTTAACCCCAAAGAAGCAATTTTTGACTTATCAGGAGTACAAAAAAACTTAGATAAATTAAAACAACCAGATCAGGTATTATTTGATACAGATTCTCGTCCAGAATTTGGTCCTATTCCTCAGCTTTTTCAAGAAGGAAAAAAAGTTAAAACAGAAATAAATAATCGTCAAGTCGAAGTAGCTGGATTATTTACTATTGGTACAACTTTTGGTGCAGATGGAAATATTATTACTAGCGATTTAAACTTTTTAAGAATATTTGCCCAAAGAGATAAAGGTTTAATTGATGTAGGGGTAATTAATCTCGAAGAAAATGCTAATACAGAGGCCGTAATTAAAACTCTCAAAAATAAACTCAGTGGCGGAGATGTTTTAGTTTTATCCAGAGATGAATTCGTTAATTATGAGCGTAGTTACTGGGAAAATACCACTGCTGTGGGCTTTGTTTTTACCCTTGGCACGGTAATGGGGTTAATTGTGGGAACGGTAATTGTATATCAAATATTGTACACAGATGTTGCGGATCATTTACCTGAATATGCCACTCTCAAAGCCATGGGATATACCAACAATTATCTGTTAGTATTGGTTTTTCAACAGGCAATTATTCTCGCTTGTATTGGATTCTTACCGGGCTTAGGATTTTCTGCCTTTCTTTACTCTGTTACCGCTAAAGCTACGGGCTTACCAATTTTTTTAAGTAAGTCTTTAATTATTTCTGTTTTTCTGTTAACTTTGTTTATGTGTGGCTTTTCAGGTGCGATCGCAGTTAATAAATTGAAATCTGCTGACCCTGCTGATATTTTTTAA